GTCGCGCGTTCCGGGGAGGCTCCGGGCCGACCTCGTAAAGGCCGCACGGCGCGTGAGGGATTTTCACAAGCGGAAGCTCCCGAAGGGGATGACGTTTAAGGACGGGCTCGGAAACGAGCTCGGCTGGCTCATTCGTCCGATTGAAAAGGCCGGGCTCTACGTGCCGGGCGGGAAGGCCGCGTATCCTTCGACGGTTCTCATGACGGCGATCCCGGCCAAGGTAGCCGGCGTAAAGGAGCTCGCCCTCGTTACGCCGTGCCCGGGCGGGGAGATAAATCCCGCCGTCCTGGTCGCCGCCGAGGTGGCCGGAGTCGATTCTGTGTATAAGGTGGGCGGGGCGCAGGCGGTGGCGGCGCTCGCTTACGGGACGGAGTCCGTTCCTAAAGTCGACAAGATAGTCGGCCCGGGAAATATATACGTCACTATAGCCAAGAAGCTCGTCTTCGGCGTCGTGAACATAGACATGATAGCCGGGCCGAGCGAGGTGCTCATAATTGCCGACGGTAGCTCGCCCGCGGCGTGGGTGGCGGCGGACCTCCTGGCGCAGGCCGAGCACGACGAGATGGCCGTGCCGCTCGTCGTAACCCAGTCGGCGAGGTTCGCCCGCGAGGTGGCGGCCGAGGTCGGGGCGCAGCTCGAAAAACTCGCCCGGAGGGACATAGCCGGGGAGGCCGTTAAAAATCAGGGCGCGGTATTCGTCGTGAAAAATATGGACAGGGCCGTCGAAGTAGCGAACGCCCTTGCGCCCGAGCACCTGGAGCTCTGTGTAAAGGAGCCTAAGAAGATACTCAAGAATATAAAACACGCCGGGGCGATATTCGTGGGATCGATGTCTACAGAGGCCTTCGGCGATTACGTCGCCGGCCCGAGCCACGTCTTGCCGACGGGCGGGGCGGCGAGGTTCTCGTCGCCGCTCAGCGTTTACGATTTCCTACGCATGCCGAGCGTGATATCGATCTCGGAGAAGGGGTTCAAGGCGCTTTCGGGCTCCGTTATGAACCTCGCCTACAGCGAGGATCTCGAGGCCCACGCGCTTTCGGTCGGCGTGAGGGTGAAGGGCAGGTAGAATTTCCGCCGGTGTATACAGCGGCCCCCTGAGACAAATCCATGAAATCCCGGGATAAGGACAGAAGGAAGACGGTCGAGGGCATTCTGGAATCGAGGCTGAACGAGCGCGTGAGGGGGCTTTCCGCCTATTCCGTGCCGCACCGCGACTGCTCCGTCAGGCTCGACGGGAACGAAAGCCCGTTCGCCCTCCCGCCGGACGTCGCCGAGCGGGTCGCCTCGGAAACGGGCCGCCTCGATCTCAACAGGTACCCCGACCCCGAAGCGCACGATCTGAGGGCGCTCCTGTCCGGGATAAGCGGCTTCCCGAGCGGGGGGATAATCCTCGGGAACGGCTCGGACGAGATCATAGGGATGCTCGTGACCGCATTTACAGGCGGCACGGGGAAGGTCGTCTGCCCGGCCCCGACGTTTTCGATGTACAGGCTGAGCGGGCTTGCGCTAGGGGCGACGATACTGGAGCCAGGGCTCGACGAGAGATTCGACCTCGACATGGCGGGCATGCGGGCGCTCATAGAGGAGAAGGACCCGGACATAATCTTCCTCGCCTCGCCTAACAATCCCACGGGGAACGCATATTCCGAAGACAGGATTCTCGAAATAATAGAGCTTTCGGGCGGGCTCGTCGTAGTCGACGAGGCGTACGGGGATTTCTCGGGGCGGAGCTTTCTGCCGCTGGTTCCGGAGCACGGGAACCTCGCCGTGATGAGGACGCTCTCGAAGATAGGGTTCGCCGGGCTAAGGCTCGGGATGCTCTACGCCGGCGAGGGGGTAGTGCGCGAGGTAAATAAAGTCAGGTATCCCTACAACATAAATTCCTTTAGCCAGTGCGCGGCGCGCGTGGTGCTCGAAAACGGGGAGTTTATAGCGGAGAACGTTCAGCTCGTCGTGAGAGAGAGGGGAAGGGTATTCGGCGCTCTCTCTGAAATTCCAGGAGTCGAAGCCTTTCCGAGCGACGCGAATTTCATTCTCTTCAGGGTGCCGGACGCGGACGCTGTTTTCGAGGGGCTCATCGAGAGGGACGTTTTAATAAGGAGCTTCAACAGGCCCGGGCGGCTCGAAAACTGCCTCCGGGTTACTATAGGCACTCCGGGCGAGAACGACGCCTTCCTTGCCGCACTACGCGGCGCGCTTTCCCTTTAAGAGATATATCCCGCCGAAGACGGCCCAGAATACGAGGCACGCAGCGGGGAATACGTCGCCGATCCTCGTGTAGAATGTGTTCTCACCGTTCATGAGGCCGACCTCGCCTTCGAGGTTCATCCTCTCGAACGTGGGCGTTTCGGCGACCACCCTGCCGACGGGGTCTATTATCGCGCTTATGCCGGTGTTCGTCGAACGGAGGAGATATTTCCTCGTTTCGATGGACCTCGGTATCGAGACGAAGAGGTGCTGGTATGGGGCTATGGTTCTTCCGAACCATGCGTCGTTCGTGATGTTGATTATGAGGTTCGCGCCTTTCTCGGCGAACTTCCGGCTGAAGGGCGGGAGTATGTCTTCGTAGCATATGATCGGCCCGATACGGGCTCCCTTTTCCGGTATCTCGAAGAGGTCGTATTCGTCCCCGGGCGTGAAGTCGCCCGACGCGGGGCTTATCTTCTTTATCGCCGGGAAGTATTTCGAGAACGGGAGGTATTCGCCGAAGAGGAGGAGCTTGTTTTTATGATAGCGGGAGAGTATTTTCCCCTCCGAGTCGGTCAGGAACGCCGTGTTGTACTGTATGACGTTCTCGCTCGTGATGACCTCGATGTCTTCTTCCTTGGGTGTGAACGACATGCCGCCGACGATGAAGTACTTACCTTCCATGTGGGGAACGCCTACGGTGTCTCTTAGCGCGAGATAATTGGTATCCGTAGGGAACCACGCCTGTATCGCCGTTTCGGGCCAGATTATGAGATCGACGTCCGTAAGGCCGAGCGACATTTCCTTATGCTTCTCGGTGACGATGTCTTCCTGGCTCTCGGACTTTTCGAGGAAGTCGAAGTTGGCCTGTACCATGCCTATCTTGAGCTTGGGGGCCCGGGTTATCTCGGCGTCCACCTGGCCTATTCTCACGTAGCCGTATGCGAGAGAGGCGGAGACGAGGACGGCGGAGAGTGCGATCTCCCTTACCGGGAACGGCGCTCTGCCGCCCTGCCGCAGGATCGCTCTCGTGATCGCGACGTTAACGAGGACGATGACGAAGCTGAGCCCGTAGACGCCGAATATGTCGAATATCTGGATGACGGGGAGGTAGTCGGCCTGGGAGTTACCTATGCCGTACGGGAACAGGAACGGGAAGAAGTATTCGACGGACGTCCAGACGGCCGCTATGAGAAGGGCCGATAGGAGGCCCGGGCGACGCGTGAAGCCGAGACGCGTTACGATGCAGGAGAATAGTGCGTAGGAGAGCCCCGAGAAGGCGCTCAGTATGACGATGAAAATGACGCTGACCGGAATCGGGAATCCGCCGAACCTGCTGAGGGTGCCTATGAGCCAGTAGGTCCCTATGAGGTTCGAGAGCGTCCCGGCGAGGAGCCCGAGCTTAAAGGCGTTTTTAGGCGTCTTGTCCGATATGGCGTAAAAAAGCGGGACGAGGAGAATCCACGACAGGATGCCGGAGTAGGGGATCATGAACGTCAGGGGATAGAGGACGCCGGTAAGCGCGGCGAGGACGAGGTCGAGCCTGCGTATGCCTTTCATGGTGCATAAAAGATACCCAAGACGGGTGTTATGGAAAGGACCGGCTTGAAACGCTCGTAAGGCGGACGAAACGCCGTCAGGCGCGGGCGCGTTTCTTCCTGCCGGGCTTCCCGGGGCTTTCGGGGGCGGGGGCGTTTTCTTCGGCGCCGCGGAGGGAATAGAGCTTTACGGCGCCGATTATGATTATGGCTACCGCCATCACCTGGGCCAGCGAGAGGCCGTGTATGGGGCTCGGGGTCGTGCTCCTCAGAAATTCGATAAGGAACCTCTCGAGCCCGGCGAGTATTAGATAGATCGAGAAGAGCCATCCCGCCGGTTTCGGCCTCTTTCTTAATTTCCATATGATAGCGAAGACGATGAGTATGAGCCCGATCTCGTAGAGCTGCGTCGGGTGGACGGGAACGTCCGTCGGGGGGAGGCCCTTCGGGAACGCCATGGCCCAGGGGAGGTCCGACGGGACGCCGTAGTCGTCGCCGACGAGAAAGCAGCCCACGCGCCCTATTGCGTAGGCCAGCGCAAGGGACGGCGATGCCATGTCGCCTACCGTCCACATGCTGATCTTGTTGCGGCGGGCTATTATCCAGGTGAGTATTATCGCCCCGATAAATCCGCCGTAGAACGTGAGGCCGCCCCTCGAAAGAAGGCTCGCACCCGGGTTGGCGAGAATCTCGGAGAGGGGGATGTTCTCGAAAACGTAAAGCAGCTTCGCGCCGACTATGCCGCCGAACATGGCGGCGAGGAACATGTTGCCGACGACCTTCTGATCGAGGTTCTTCCGCCTGGCTTCGACCGTTATGAGCCAGTAGCCCGCGAGAAAGCAGAGGGCCATCATGGCGCCGAAGCTCGAGATGCTGAAATTCCCTATGCTTATCAGCTCGGGATACATTAACTACCCTTTTGGCCGAGCCGTTTTGCGGCCTCGGATTCGATCTCTTTTTTGAGCTCGCCGTTCCTGGCGACGAAGACGTACGTCACGAGGAAGAGCGCGGCGCACATGGCGAGCTGAATGTAGAATACGACGTCGAGCAGGTTCATGTGTCTCTCCGGTTAATAATTTGAACGGAGGGGGCGATAAGTCAAGTAAAAACATTTCGGGTGGGTCCGAGGCGGACTCGAATCGTGCAAAAATCCCGTGTTTTAACGGAAATTTAACACTTCTTTACTTGAAGTAGCCTTTAAAAAAGGGTAAATTGAACATACTAAATGCTAACCGCTCCCGTGTTAGTTCTGAATCGTTACTTCGTTCCAGTTACCATAACGAGCGTCAAAAGAGCTTTCGTAATGATGTATAGCGGCGTCGCGAAAGCCGTCGGCTCGGACTACGAGACGTTCGATTTCGAGTCGTGGTCGCAGG
The Thermodesulfobacteriota bacterium genome window above contains:
- the lnt gene encoding apolipoprotein N-acyltransferase is translated as MKGIRRLDLVLAALTGVLYPLTFMIPYSGILSWILLVPLFYAISDKTPKNAFKLGLLAGTLSNLIGTYWLIGTLSRFGGFPIPVSVIFIVILSAFSGLSYALFSCIVTRLGFTRRPGLLSALLIAAVWTSVEYFFPFLFPYGIGNSQADYLPVIQIFDIFGVYGLSFVIVLVNVAITRAILRQGGRAPFPVREIALSAVLVSASLAYGYVRIGQVDAEITRAPKLKIGMVQANFDFLEKSESQEDIVTEKHKEMSLGLTDVDLIIWPETAIQAWFPTDTNYLALRDTVGVPHMEGKYFIVGGMSFTPKEEDIEVITSENVIQYNTAFLTDSEGKILSRYHKNKLLLFGEYLPFSKYFPAIKKISPASGDFTPGDEYDLFEIPEKGARIGPIICYEDILPPFSRKFAEKGANLIINITNDAWFGRTIAPYQHLFVSIPRSIETRKYLLRSTNTGISAIIDPVGRVVAETPTFERMNLEGEVGLMNGENTFYTRIGDVFPAACLVFWAVFGGIYLLKGKRAA
- the hisC gene encoding histidinol-phosphate transaminase; the protein is MKSRDKDRRKTVEGILESRLNERVRGLSAYSVPHRDCSVRLDGNESPFALPPDVAERVASETGRLDLNRYPDPEAHDLRALLSGISGFPSGGIILGNGSDEIIGMLVTAFTGGTGKVVCPAPTFSMYRLSGLALGATILEPGLDERFDLDMAGMRALIEEKDPDIIFLASPNNPTGNAYSEDRILEIIELSGGLVVVDEAYGDFSGRSFLPLVPEHGNLAVMRTLSKIGFAGLRLGMLYAGEGVVREVNKVRYPYNINSFSQCAARVVLENGEFIAENVQLVVRERGRVFGALSEIPGVEAFPSDANFILFRVPDADAVFEGLIERDVLIRSFNRPGRLENCLRVTIGTPGENDAFLAALRGALSL
- the hisD gene encoding histidinol dehydrogenase, which translates into the protein MKIIEIKSGNIDEQLKGLRRGESLTDPALESSVREIVEDVRKNGDKALFKYTSKFDGVKLTPGTVKVSRDEFEEAKSRVPGRLRADLVKAARRVRDFHKRKLPKGMTFKDGLGNELGWLIRPIEKAGLYVPGGKAAYPSTVLMTAIPAKVAGVKELALVTPCPGGEINPAVLVAAEVAGVDSVYKVGGAQAVAALAYGTESVPKVDKIVGPGNIYVTIAKKLVFGVVNIDMIAGPSEVLIIADGSSPAAWVAADLLAQAEHDEMAVPLVVTQSARFAREVAAEVGAQLEKLARRDIAGEAVKNQGAVFVVKNMDRAVEVANALAPEHLELCVKEPKKILKNIKHAGAIFVGSMSTEAFGDYVAGPSHVLPTGGAARFSSPLSVYDFLRMPSVISISEKGFKALSGSVMNLAYSEDLEAHALSVGVRVKGR
- the lgt gene encoding prolipoprotein diacylglyceryl transferase → MYPELISIGNFSISSFGAMMALCFLAGYWLITVEARRKNLDQKVVGNMFLAAMFGGIVGAKLLYVFENIPLSEILANPGASLLSRGGLTFYGGFIGAIILTWIIARRNKISMWTVGDMASPSLALAYAIGRVGCFLVGDDYGVPSDLPWAMAFPKGLPPTDVPVHPTQLYEIGLILIVFAIIWKLRKRPKPAGWLFSIYLILAGLERFLIEFLRSTTPSPIHGLSLAQVMAVAIIIIGAVKLYSLRGAEENAPAPESPGKPGRKKRARA